The Kribbella amoyensis genomic sequence ACGCGGACGGGCGGAGCGCGCTTCCTGGTTCGGCGGCGTTCAGGTGCCAGGCGGTGTTGACCAGGCCGAGGTGCGAGAAGGCCTGCGGGAAGTTCCCCAGCATCCGCTTGTTCGTCGGGTCGTACTCCTCCGCGAGCAGGCCCACGTCATTGCGGAGGGCAACCAGCTTCGCGTACAGGTTGCGCGCCTCGCCGATCCGGCCGATCAGCGCGAGCGCGTCGGCCAGCCAGAAGCTGCAGATCAGGAACGAGCCCTCACCGGACGACAGCCCGTCGTCCACCGTGTCGGTCAGGTACCGCTGGACGAACCCGTCGACCGACAGCTCGCGCTGGATCGCGTCGACCGTGCCGACCACGCGCGCATCGTCGGCCGGCAGGAACCCGACCTGGGGGATCAGCAGGACCGCGGCGTCGAGCGCCTTGCTGCCGTACGCCTGGGTGAACGTGTTGCGGTCGGTGTCGAACGCCTCGGTACAGATCTGCTGGTGCAGCTGGTTGCAGGTCGCCCGCCAGCGCTTGGCCGGCCCGCTCATCCCGAACCGCTCGACCGCGCGGGCGGCCCGGTCGTACGCGACCCAGGCCATCACCTTCGAGTACGTGAAGTGCTGGCGGTCGCCGCGGACCTCCCAGATCCCCTCGTCGGGTTCCGACCAGACCGTGTCGAGGTGCTGCATCAGCCCGCGTTGCAACGCCCACGCGTCGTCGCTCGGCCCGATCACGCTCTCCCGGGCCAGCGCGAGCACGTCCATCACCTCGCCGTACACGTCGATCTGCAGCTGCTCGGCGGCCGCGTTCCCGATCCGTACCGGGGACGAGCCGGCGAACCCGGGCAACCACGGCGCCTCGAACTCGGACAGCCGGCGCTCACCCGTCACGCCGTACATGATCTGCAGGTCCTCGGGCGAACCGGCGATCGCCCGGAGCAGCCAGTTCCGCCAGGCGTGCGCCTCGTCGGAGTACCCGAACCGGAGCATCGCCGCCAGCGCCATCGTTGCGTCGCGCAACCAGCAGTACCGGTAGTCCCAGTTCCGTGGTCCGCCGAGCGACTCGGGCAGCGACGTGGTCGGAGCGGCGACGATCCCGCCGGACGGGGCGTAGGTGAGCGCCTTGAGCGTGAGCAGGGATCGGGTGACCTCCTCGGCCAGGTCGCCGGAGTCGGTCGCCTGCGCGATCCACTCGGTCCAGAACCGCTCGGTCGGCGCGAGCGAGGCGAGCGCGTCGGGCGGCTTCGGCACCGGCTCGTGCGAGGGATGCCAGGTCAGCACGAACCAGGCGGTCTCACCCGGGCTGATCTCGAAGTCGCCGTACGTGGCGAAGTCGCGGCCGTACTGGTGGATGTCGCTGCGCAGCGAGACCGCGTCCGGGCCCGCGATCGCGACCACCCGTCCGTCCAGGTGCCGGACCCAGGGCACCACGTGGCCGTAGTCGAACCGGAGCCGGATCTCGGAGCGCATCGAGACGGTGCCGCTGATGCCCTGGACGATCCGGACCAGGTCGGGCGCGGCGCCCCGCAACGGCATGAAGTCGATCACCCGGACCGAGCCGCTCGCCGTGGACCACTCGGTCTCCAGGACCAGCGTGCCCTCGCGGTAGTGCCGGTTGCTGGTCGCGTCGGCGTCCCGCGGCGCGATCCGCCAGTGCCCGTTGCCGTCGTCGCCGAGCAGCGCGGCGAAACACGCGGGGGAGTCGAACCGGGGGAAGCAGAGCCAGTCGATCGAGCCGTCAGTCCCGACCAGGGCCGCCGTCTGCAGGTCCCCGATCAGCGCGTAGTCCTCGATCCGCCGGTCCGGCCGGGACCGGTTCGGGATCGTCTTCGCCTTCTTCACCTTCGTCGCCGGAGTCGTCACCGCGCACGTCCTGTCTGGAGAAATACACCAAGCCGCCAATGGCCAGGAGGGCGAAGAAGAACCATTGCAGCGCGTAGAAGAAGTGTGGCCCGGAATCGATCTCGGGACCGGGGAATCCACCGAAGGCCGGATCCGCGGCCGGCTCCTGGTGGTCCACGGTCAGGTACCCGTCGTACAGCTTCAGCCCGAGCACCGGGGCGTACTCCGGCCCGTTGATGAGCCGGGCGGTGCCGTCGACCGGCGTACCACCGCTGGTGTGGCCGCCGTGTTCGCTGCGGCGCAGGCGGCCCGTGACGGTCACCTCGCCCGCCGGTACCGGGGGGACGGTGGCCGGTGCGAGCTTGCCGCCTTCGCGGGGCAGGAAACCGCGATCGACGAGGATCGCGGAGCCGTCGGCCAGGACGAGGGGGGTGACGATCTCGAAACCCGGCTTGTCGTTCACGTTCCGGTACCGCACGACCACCTGTTTGGTCGCGTCGTACCGGCCGGTGACCACCGCGGTCCGCCAGTCGTGCTGCTGACCGACCACCCGGTCCGGCCCGACGATCTGGTCCAGACCGGTCGGCGCGGCGGCCAGGTTGCTCGTGGTCACGTGGTTGCGCGCCGTCCGCTCGTCCAGGCGATGCAGTTGCCAGCGACCGAGCTGCACGCAGGCCACCGACAGCACCAGAATGACGAGCGCGGTCCCGATCCAGCGGGTGTTGAGCAAACGACGCACGCTTCGAACTTAAGCCATGACGTGAAACACAGCGCCCTCGCCCGCCCCGGCCACGTACGCTGGACAAGGTGAGGACCACCACGCAGCCGGGCCTGGCGGACAACTACGGCAGGGTCGCCACCGACCTCAGGGTCTCCCTGACGGACCGGTGCAACCTGCGCTGCACGTACTGCATGCCCGAGGAAGGCCTGGACTGGCTGGCCAAACCCGAGCTGCTCACCGACGACGAGATCGTCCGCCTGGTCACCGTCGCGGTGACCCGGCTCGGCGTCGACGAGATCCGCTTCACCGGCGGCGAACCGCTGCTGCGCCGCGGCCTGGTCGGCATCGTCGACCGCACCACCGCGCTCGAGCCGCGCCCGCAGGTGTCGCTGACGACCAACGGCATCGGGCTCGCCCGGCAGGCCGAGGCACTCGCCGCGGCCGGGCTGGACCGGGTCAACGTCAGCCTCGACACGATCCGCCCGGACACCTTCCAGCAACTGACCCGCCGGGACCGGCTGAAGGACGTCCTGGCCGGGCTGGAGGCGGCGCAGGCGGCCGGTCTGACCCCGGTCAAGGTCAATGCGGTGCTGATGCGCGGGCTGAACGACGACCAGGCGCCCGAACTGCTGCAGTTCTGCCTGGACCACGGGTACGAGCTGCGCTTCATCGAGCAGATGCCGCTGGACGCGCAGCACGGCTGGAACCGGGCCACGATGGTCACCGCGGACGAGATCCTCGCGCTACTCGGCGACCGGTTCGGTCTGGCCCCGACGGACGCGGCGGCCCGCGGAAGTGCGCCGGCCGAGTCCTTCACGGTCCAGGGTGGTCCGCAGACCGTCGGGATCATCGCCAGCGTCACCCGGCCGTTCTGCGGTGACTGCGACCGGGTCCGGCTGACGGCCGACGGTCAGGTCCGGGATTGTCTGTTCGCGCGGACCGAGTCGGATCTGCGGACGGCGCTGCGGGACGGCGCGAGCGACGAGGACCTCGCGGACCGCTGGCGGAAGGCGATGCGCGGGAAGTTGCCGGGGCACGGCATCGCGGACCCGAGTTTCCTGCAGCCGGCCCGGCCGATGTCGGCGATCGGTGGCTGACCCGGGACGAACGCGCGGATCTACCTGAACTCCCCGAGCAGGAAAGGGCGCAGGTTCCCAGTCCGCCGGGCGAATCTGAACAGGAAATTTACTTTTTCGCTCGTTACCTTCGCCACGGTTGTTCTCAACCGCTGAAAGGCTCCACCTCGCGCAGGAAAGAACGCCGCGTCAGGAAGTCGCCGAGGCTGTCCTTGTGCTCGTCACAGGCCAGCCAGGTCTTGCGCCGATCCTCGGTGTGGATCTTCGGGTTGTTCCAGCGCAGCGCCCACTGCGCCGGGGCGCCGCATCCCTTTGCAGAGCACACGGTCGACAGCGCTTCGTCGGTCATCGGTGGACGTCTCCTGCATCCTCAATTGCGCGGACAGCAATTGTTCCTGACCACTCAATAATCATTACCCTGGCACAAATGAAGCGACGTCGGACAGCCACGGGGGGAGCCGTCCGACGCCGCATCAAGTCTCTGAATTCCATCCGTGAACTTCAGAGCACGCGGGAGATTCTGACACGAATCCCTCGTGAGAATCCAGTCCCGGCGTGGATCACTTTTTGGTGTCGGATCCCGGCCCCGGATCGCCGGAGACGACCGGCCCGGCCGGACCCTGCAACTGCGGCCGGTCCGGGGCCACGAAGGCCTCGCCGGCGGACAGCTTCCGGGTCTTGTGCGCGTTCGCCAGCACCACCGCGACCGAGGGCAGGAACACCGCCCCGACGATGAACATCCACCGCCACGGCGACGGCGTCAGCACCGCCAGCACGAAGCAGACGATCCGCAGCGACATCATCCAGGCGTACCGGACGATGCGGCTGTCCAGATCCTCGGAGCGGCCGGGCTGCGCACTGGTCACCGAGATGACCGTTTCGGCGTCCCGCTCATGTCGTCGCTGCATCTATCCTCCTCACCAATAGACAACGGTACGCCGGAACGCCAGCGTTGCCGCAGCCACCTACGAAGGGAACGACGATGACAGATCGCACCTACCGCGTGACCGAGATCGTCGGCACGTCGAAGGACGGCGTCGACCAGGCGATCAAGAACGC encodes the following:
- a CDS encoding glycoside hydrolase family 15 protein; the protein is MKKAKTIPNRSRPDRRIEDYALIGDLQTAALVGTDGSIDWLCFPRFDSPACFAALLGDDGNGHWRIAPRDADATSNRHYREGTLVLETEWSTASGSVRVIDFMPLRGAAPDLVRIVQGISGTVSMRSEIRLRFDYGHVVPWVRHLDGRVVAIAGPDAVSLRSDIHQYGRDFATYGDFEISPGETAWFVLTWHPSHEPVPKPPDALASLAPTERFWTEWIAQATDSGDLAEEVTRSLLTLKALTYAPSGGIVAAPTTSLPESLGGPRNWDYRYCWLRDATMALAAMLRFGYSDEAHAWRNWLLRAIAGSPEDLQIMYGVTGERRLSEFEAPWLPGFAGSSPVRIGNAAAEQLQIDVYGEVMDVLALARESVIGPSDDAWALQRGLMQHLDTVWSEPDEGIWEVRGDRQHFTYSKVMAWVAYDRAARAVERFGMSGPAKRWRATCNQLHQQICTEAFDTDRNTFTQAYGSKALDAAVLLIPQVGFLPADDARVVGTVDAIQRELSVDGFVQRYLTDTVDDGLSSGEGSFLICSFWLADALALIGRIGEARNLYAKLVALRNDVGLLAEEYDPTNKRMLGNFPQAFSHLGLVNTAWHLNAAEPGSALRPSAY
- a CDS encoding SURF1 family protein, coding for MRRLLNTRWIGTALVILVLSVACVQLGRWQLHRLDERTARNHVTTSNLAAAPTGLDQIVGPDRVVGQQHDWRTAVVTGRYDATKQVVVRYRNVNDKPGFEIVTPLVLADGSAILVDRGFLPREGGKLAPATVPPVPAGEVTVTGRLRRSEHGGHTSGGTPVDGTARLINGPEYAPVLGLKLYDGYLTVDHQEPAADPAFGGFPGPEIDSGPHFFYALQWFFFALLAIGGLVYFSRQDVRGDDSGDEGEEGEDDPEPVPAGPADRGLRADRGPADGGPGRD
- the moaA gene encoding GTP 3',8-cyclase MoaA → MRTTTQPGLADNYGRVATDLRVSLTDRCNLRCTYCMPEEGLDWLAKPELLTDDEIVRLVTVAVTRLGVDEIRFTGGEPLLRRGLVGIVDRTTALEPRPQVSLTTNGIGLARQAEALAAAGLDRVNVSLDTIRPDTFQQLTRRDRLKDVLAGLEAAQAAGLTPVKVNAVLMRGLNDDQAPELLQFCLDHGYELRFIEQMPLDAQHGWNRATMVTADEILALLGDRFGLAPTDAAARGSAPAESFTVQGGPQTVGIIASVTRPFCGDCDRVRLTADGQVRDCLFARTESDLRTALRDGASDEDLADRWRKAMRGKLPGHGIADPSFLQPARPMSAIGG
- a CDS encoding DUF3099 domain-containing protein, which translates into the protein MQRRHERDAETVISVTSAQPGRSEDLDSRIVRYAWMMSLRIVCFVLAVLTPSPWRWMFIVGAVFLPSVAVVLANAHKTRKLSAGEAFVAPDRPQLQGPAGPVVSGDPGPGSDTKK